The region GTGCCCGTGACAGCGATTTCGTCATGCTATCCGTCTCCCATCTCGTTGCCCTGGCTATTATTTCCTTATGCTGCTTGGCGCTCTTTGGTTCCCGCTTCGCCCTGCGCAGCCGGTCCGGCTTGCGGTTAGGTATACGCCTGCTGCTGATCCTGCTGCTGGCTGCTTCCGAGGGCGGCCTGCATGTCTGGTATCTGTCCCATCACAGCTGGAGCCGCAGTACATCCCTGCCGCTGGAACTATGCGGAATTACCCTGCTCCTGTCGATCGTGATGCTGCTAACGAGCAGCAGACTGCTGTACAGCTTTCTGTATTTTGCCGGAATCGGAGGTGCATTCATCGCCCTGCTTACGCCTAATCTGGTCTATCCGTTTCCTCATTTCCGCTTCCTGCTCTTCTTCATCGCCCACGGGTCGATCATACTTGCGTCTCTGTACATGACCTGGGTCGAAGGATATAAGCCCACCTGGCGCTCGCTGTTCTTCACCATGCTCTGCCTGAACCTTGTCGCTGCTTGTGTATACGCCGCCAATGTACTGCTGGACTCCAACTATATGTTCCTGATGCACAAGCCCAGCACGTTCTCGGTACTGGACTATTTCGGCCCTTATCCCTACTATCTGCTGGTTGAAGAAGGCTTTGCCTTCGTCATCTTCCTCCTGATGTTCCTGCTCTTCTTCAAGCTGCCGGAGCTGTACATGGCCCGCCGCGCCGCAGCCAGCCGGAAACTTGGCCGGTAAATGCAGAGGGGGAGATTCAGGGGCATTAGTGCCCTTCATTTCTGCCTCGCGCCGATTTTCTGCGGATTCAGGGGCACTTGTGTCCCTCATTTCTGCCTCGAGCCGATTTTCTGCAAGTTCAGGAGCATGTTAGTTAGACAAACGTATTTTGTTTCGGATGTTTTGAAGCTTTCTAGGAAATCCAACTGCTATGTTCAATTCCCCGCACGGCAAAAAGCACCCGGCTGGATAACCCAGCCGGGTGCTTCGGCGATGCCATAAAGAGGAGATCCTCCCCTATAGCATCTATGGAGTGCTTGTATTAAGCTTCTACAATTTCAACGGTCGTCATCTTGTCGCGGCCTTTGAAAGCGTCAACCAGATCCATGCCTTCAACCACTTTGCCGAATACTGTGTGTACTCCGTCCAGGTGCGGCTGTGGAGCATAAGCGATATAGAACTGGCTTCCGCCTGTGTTCTTGCCGGCATGGGCCATAGCCAGGGAGCCGCGCTCGTGCTTGTTCGGGTTGATCTCGCAGTTGATGGTGTATCCAGGACCGCCGGTGCCTGTACCGTTAGGGCAGCCGCCTTGTGCTACGAAGCCTGGAATCACGCGGTGGAACAACAATCCGTTGTAGAAGCCGTCTTTAGCCAGCTTCTCAAAGTTTGCTACTGTATTAGGCGCATCCTGATCGAACAAGTCGATCAGCACAACACCGCCGTTTTCGAGTGTAATTTTCGCTTGCTTAGCCATATGTAAATGACCCCTTTCGAAATGACAAATGTAGAACACGTTTATTAGTTTACTATGAAACGGGGCACAAAGCAAAGCAAGCGGGAAGTCTTCCCGCCTGCCGCTATAGCACAACCCGTATAGTCTTATTTCGTAACGGCCTGTTTGGCAATCCGTGCAGGCACGATATCATTGGCAACAATGTCCTGATGGGACTCACGGCGTACTACCAGATCGCTCTGCCCGTTCTGCACGAATACCACCGCCGGACGGCGGATACGGTTGTAGTTGCTGGCCATGGAGTAATTGTAAGCACCAGTGCAGGCCACAGCCAGCAGATCGCCGCTCTCCACCTTAGGCAGCTCAACGTCCCAGATCAGCATATCGCCGCTCTCGCAGCATTTGCCGGCGATGGATACCTTCTCCACGTTAGGCTCAGTCGCACGGCTTGCCAGCAGCGCTTCGTACTTGGATTCATACAGGGCCGGACGCGGATTATCGGTCATGCCGCCGTCAACGGCTACGTATTTGCGCACACCCGGAATCTCCTTGCTGGTTCCAACTGTGTACAGGGTCGTACCGGCATCCCCTACGATGCTGCGGCCCGGCTCCACCCAGATCTGCGGCAGTGAATCGTTAATGCCGGTGAAGTGGGTCTTCACAGCATCTGTGATGGCTGCGACATATTCGGATACCTGCAGCGGCGTATCGCCGTCCACATAACGGATTCCGAAGCCTCCGCCCAGGTTGACTACAGGGAAGCTGATTCCCAGCTCTTCCTTGACGGCACGGGTGAACTCAGCGATACGTTCAACAGCAAGCTGGAAGCCTTCGGTCTCAAAAATCTGCGACCCGATATGCGAATGCACCCCGAGCAGATTCAGATTAGTT is a window of Paenibacillus sp. FSL H3-0469 DNA encoding:
- a CDS encoding TIGR02206 family membrane protein, which translates into the protein MNRTLFWDRARDSDFVMLSVSHLVALAIISLCCLALFGSRFALRSRSGLRLGIRLLLILLLAASEGGLHVWYLSHHSWSRSTSLPLELCGITLLLSIVMLLTSSRLLYSFLYFAGIGGAFIALLTPNLVYPFPHFRFLLFFIAHGSIILASLYMTWVEGYKPTWRSLFFTMLCLNLVAACVYAANVLLDSNYMFLMHKPSTFSVLDYFGPYPYYLLVEEGFAFVIFLLMFLLFFKLPELYMARRAAASRKLGR
- a CDS encoding peptidylprolyl isomerase; its protein translation is MAKQAKITLENGGVVLIDLFDQDAPNTVANFEKLAKDGFYNGLLFHRVIPGFVAQGGCPNGTGTGGPGYTINCEINPNKHERGSLAMAHAGKNTGGSQFYIAYAPQPHLDGVHTVFGKVVEGMDLVDAFKGRDKMTTVEIVEA
- the lysA gene encoding diaminopimelate decarboxylase, which gives rise to MFLHGTSRINDAGHLEIGGCDVTELKAEYGTPLYIVDEQLVRRRCREYMEAFTASGLGFQVAYASKAFSTMAMCRLADEEGLSLDVVSDGELYTALQAGFPAERIHFHGNNKTPDEIEMAIDAGIGCFVADNLVELRLLQSIAARREVTVNILLRVTPGVEAHAHHAYASTGQTDSKFGFDIGNGSAREAVSLADSLTNLNLLGVHSHIGSQIFETEGFQLAVERIAEFTRAVKEELGISFPVVNLGGGFGIRYVDGDTPLQVSEYVAAITDAVKTHFTGINDSLPQIWVEPGRSIVGDAGTTLYTVGTSKEIPGVRKYVAVDGGMTDNPRPALYESKYEALLASRATEPNVEKVSIAGKCCESGDMLIWDVELPKVESGDLLAVACTGAYNYSMASNYNRIRRPAVVFVQNGQSDLVVRRESHQDIVANDIVPARIAKQAVTK